The Medicago truncatula cultivar Jemalong A17 chromosome 4, MtrunA17r5.0-ANR, whole genome shotgun sequence genome includes a region encoding these proteins:
- the LOC112421022 gene encoding uncharacterized protein: MTSKNDVVNKQKIGGTERKGEKFGKKLRGNYQQTPLLMYRNRKGLVQSYNTIYNENGDCVTTPYVFDCDTMRIVKEGYLNEEPSCENALLEKKELEADGDVATRVDEISG; this comes from the exons ATGACAAGCAAGAATGATGTtgttaataaacaaaaaatagggGGCACAGAGCGAAAAGGAGAAA AATTTGGTAAGAAGCTTCGTGGAAATTACCAGCAGACTCCTCTTTTGATGTACAGGAACCGAAAGGGACTAGTTCAGAGCTATAATACTATATATAATGAGAATGGCGATTGTGTTACTACTCCCTATGTGTTTGATTGTGACACCATGCGTATTGTTAAG GAGGGCTATCTCAATGAAGAACCCTCGTGCGAGAATGCTTTACTGGAGAAGAAAGAGTTGGAGGCTGATGGTGATGTGGCTACACGAGTTGATGAAATAAGTGGGTAG
- the LOC11441589 gene encoding protein PGR produces the protein MDPSFSQWIRPLVAVTVGSLIAFRAHRKNSLSTSGAIAGFFVMSLHVFVGFRFAAMIFAFFFTSSALTKKGQDTKRLIDPEFKQGGQRNWIQVLANSGIASVLIVALWVLTEGKDQCMNSKDSALITALIGGVIGHYCCCNGDTWSSELGVLSNDRPRLITTFKPVRKGTNGGVTKTGLLAAAAGGSVIGVSYVLLELLTIRCGSDRVLKQLLVIPLTTVAGLCGSIIDSLLGATLQFSGFCSIRQKVVGNPGTTVKRISGLSILDNNAVNFVSILLTTILTSIACLYIF, from the exons ATGGACCCATCTTTTTCTCAGTGGATCCGACCATTGGTTGCTGTCACTGTTGGTTCCTTAATCGCATTCAGAGCTCATAGGAAAAATTCCCTCAGCACTTCTGGTGCAATTGCTGGTTTCTTCGTTATGTCTCTTCATGTTTTTGTTGGATTTAG gtTTGCGGCTATGATATTTGCTTTCTTTTTCACTTCGTCTGCACTCACAAAGAAGGGACAAGATACGAAGCGGTTGATTGATCCTGAGTTTAAACAAGGTGGACAAAGAAACTG GATACAAGTTCTGGCCAATAGTGGCATTGCCTCTGTTCTGATTGTAGCTTTATGGGTACTAACAGAAGGGAAGGATCAGTGCATGAACTCTAAAGACTCGGCTCTGATTACCGCTCTCATTGGTGGTGTTATTGGCCATTATTGCTGCTGCAATGGAGACACATGGTCTTCAGAGCTTGGAGTTCTCAGCAATGATCGGCCTCGTCTAATCACAACCTTCAAG CCTGTGAGGAAGGGTACAAATGGCGGTGTAACAAAAACAGGACTTTTAGCAGCTGCAGCTGGTGGAAGTGTCATTGGAGTGTCGTATGTTCTTCTAGAACTTTTGACAATCAGGTGTGGGTCTGATAGAGTTCTCAAGCAACTATTGGTCATACCCCTCACTACCGTGGCAGGACTATGTGGAAGTATCATTGACTCTCTATTGGGCGCAACATTGCAATTTAGTGGATTCTGCTCTATTCGCCAGAAG GTTGTTGGAAATCCAGGAACAACCGTTAAAAGGATTTCAGGTCTCAGTATTCTTGACAACAATGCAGTGAACTTTGTGTCAATACTACTGACCACAATTTTAACTTCAATCGCTTGTttgtacatattttaa